Proteins encoded together in one Impatiens glandulifera chromosome 1, dImpGla2.1, whole genome shotgun sequence window:
- the LOC124942081 gene encoding uncharacterized protein LOC124942081: MKEEMKIEMKEELKKLKTKLIKELKITIQETQETHVESFKKMEMIAMQEIVGDDEKVNDGNDGKKDDVKEDDEKVDDDEKMDEAKVEDGEKVEDEQKENDAKVEDGEKIDDEAKVEDGEKLDGVAKVDDVEVDLKVKVKDLKVKVKDLKVNVKDEKSVGVDVKAQTNEEIMGGDDNDDNDDFQLYNTPPKGNYGRRVRKPKKDDSYTNPSLSKMPKTKDPMKVNHLQKFEDELLDKVKAWLVDPETDNLTKDVHTCQAKKDMFVRVITRLTWLEDTEIDAFCHLLRKRISYYPKTYKNSHVAIGDCLLSDRIRREHKAFIKDPANYPVAEFKDYYMAAPHRYMPELSTIDDVYMPVNINQKHWILCVARLQKYRIDVYDCDTYLYKNLDPYLKPFCDMIPHIFSKLILFVSLS, encoded by the exons atgaaggaGGAGATGAAAATAGAGATGAAAGAGGAGCTGAAAAAGCTGAAAACAAAGCTCATCAAAGAGCTGAAAATCACAATTCAAGAAACTCAAGAAACTCACGTTGAGTCGTTCAAGAAGATG GAGATGATAGCGATGCAGGAGATTGTGGGGGATGATGAGAAAGTGAATGATGGGAATGATGGGAAGAAAGATGATGTAAAGGAGgacgatgagaag gtggatgatgatgagaagatgGATGAGGCTAAGGTGGAGGAcggtgagaaggtggaggatgaacaAAAAGAGAACGATGCGAAGGTGGAGGACGGTGAGAAGATTGATGATGAGGCTAAAGTGGAGGACGGTGAGAAGCTGGATGGTGTGGCTAAGGTGGATGATGTGGAGGTTGATCtgaaagtgaaggtgaaggatttgaaagtgaaggtgaaggatTTGAAAGTGAATGTGAAGGATGAGAAGAGTGTGGGTGTGGATGTGAAGGCACAGACAAATGAAGAAATTATGGGAGGAGATGAcaatgatgacaatgatgatTTCCAGTTATACAATACTCCTCCTAAAGGAAATTATGGGAGGAGAGTGAGGAAGCCGAAAAAAGATGACTCGTACACCAACCCTTCCTTGTCAAAAATGCCCAAGACAAAGGATCCAATGAAAGTGAAtcaccttcaaaaatttgaagatgagctGCTGGATAAAGTAAAAGCGTGGTTGGTTGATCCAGAAACCGATAATTTGACAAAGGATGTACATACTTGCCAAGCAAAGAAGGATATGTTTGTTAGAGTTATAACAAGATTGACATGGCTTGAAGACACT GAAATCGATGCATTCTGCCATCTTTTGCGGAAAAGGATTTCCTActatcccaagacatataaaaatTCACATGTGGCAATTGGGGATTGCTTATTGTCGGACAGAATCAGGAGAGAGCACAAGGCTTTTATTAAGGATCCTGCTAACTATCCAGTCGCCGAATTCAAAGACTATTACATGGCCGCACCACATAGATATATGCCAGAATTGTCAACAATTGACGATGTCTACATGCCTGTGAACATTAACCAGAAACActggattttgtgtgtagcacgtCTTCAAAAGTACCGCATTGACGTGTACGACTGTGATACCTATCTTTATAAGAATCTGGATCCTTATTTGAAACCCTTCTGCGACATGATTCCACATATATTCTCAAAGTTAatactcttcgtttcgctaagttag